Within Montipora foliosa isolate CH-2021 chromosome 3, ASM3666993v2, whole genome shotgun sequence, the genomic segment CCCGTGAATTCCTCGGGTCCAAAAGAATCCGCCGTTTATTCAAGAGACACTAAAGTATAGCCAGTTTTTAGCCACCATTGCATCATAAATGTCATGCGCTCCATGTGGCTCACAAGGGTTACAAGAATACGCAATTTTCACAGTTGGTAGCCTTATTTTTTCCAGGCTGCATCAGATGAGTCGTCGATAGCAGCTTGTCCGCTGACCCATCAAGTTCGGATGATCTGCAAGCTGAAGAGAATCGAACCATTAATTACGCCCTTCAACatacaaaagaaatccaaagaatTTTTGGAAATCAACCCCACAGGCAAGGTTCCTGTTCTCGTTCATCAGCTTAATCCAGATGAAGCTCTCGTTTTAGACGACCCTCTCCTCATAGCAAAACACTTAGAGGAGCTGTTTCCAGATCCGCCAATCCGAAGCAGTAGCAAAGAGGCCATTGTTGCGGGAAGTGATATTTTCCATAAATTTTGCGCTCTTATCAAAAACAAAGACTCGACTAAGGATTCTGTTCTTCAAACATCGCTGCTGAAGAAAATTGACGACCTGGAATTGTTGCTTCAAAGTACTCGCGGAATTTTTTTGGAAGACGATACCCTGAGGCTGTCGGATTGCAGTTTGCTGTCCAAATTGCTGCTTGTCCGTGTAGCCGCCAAAGAATTTAAGGGATTTCAAATTCCCGAGCGTCTTAAAGCAGTCTGGAACTATATCCACGCTGGTGAGAAACAGGGAGTGTTTTTAGAGACACGCCCCTCCGATGAACTCATCAAGGAACATTGGTCCAGGAATTTTACTATACCCATGATAGAAGGGTAGATGACAGAGACATTCAGTTGTGTCTGATTCAAACTTTGTGGTGAAAAGCAGAAACCGCAAGAAGGCAGTTTTGATGAACTTTGCCGTTTCTGTCAccgtttagggttagggttaaccctAGATCAAAGCTTGAACTACAGTGAAGAATGTAACCGGTACCCGAGACATGAACGAGGGCAAGAAACGTTTTTAACGATGAAACAATTCAAAATGGGAAGAGCTAGTCAAAATGACAATATCgtcgggaaaaaatatttccctaataggccattttcaaaatatcaatattcagcttgatactGAGGCggagaggacaaaacaataaaaaaaaagttgcgatgaatgtgaaagatattatcatatcactttcctttgtctttgtcctctaaacctctctttcaagctgaattttaatatatcgaaaaaggcctattatttAAACTTTTCTTTGAATTTAGAGAGCGAGCGACAAAATTAGTCTCCGTCGAGCCCGATGCAATTGAGCATTTCGTTTACGTTTCCGAAGTGGTTTGATGAAGCAGGGAACTGATATTGaatacaatatatacaatacaa encodes:
- the LOC137994417 gene encoding chloride intracellular channel protein 2-like, with protein sequence MPQEPTPGFYLLVRAASDESSIAACPLTHQVRMICKLKRIEPLITPFNIQKKSKEFLEINPTGKVPVLVHQLNPDEALVLDDPLLIAKHLEELFPDPPIRSSSKEAIVAGSDIFHKFCALIKNKDSTKDSVLQTSLLKKIDDLELLLQSTRGIFLEDDTLRLSDCSLLSKLLLVRVAAKEFKGFQIPERLKAVWNYIHAGEKQGVFLETRPSDELIKEHWSRNFTIPMIEG